In Candidatus Eisenbacteria bacterium, the genomic window GAACTCGCATTGTTGCCGCCCGTGAGCGGAGGCTGACATGGCCGAGCTGGTCAGGACGGTCATCGATACCGCGGCCATGATCGCGGCCGCGGCGCGTCCCGACTGCGGCGCGGTGGTGCTGTTCCTCGGCACCACGCGCGACCACCATGAGGGGCACCGCGTGCTGCGCCTCGAGTACGAAGCCTACGAGTCGATGGCGCAGCGAGCGTTGAGCGAGCTCGAGCTCGATGTGACCGCGCGGTTCGGGGTTGCCGCCTGTGGGATCGTTCATCGGCTCGGGAGCGTGGCGCCCTCCGAGGCGAGTGTGGCGGTGGTGGTGACCGCGACGCATCGGAGTCCTGCATTCGAAGCGTGCCGGTGGGCGATGGACACGCTCAAGCGCGACATCCCGATCTGGAAGAACGAACACTTCGAAGATGGCGAGTCGCGTTGGGCCGAGGGGACGCGCCTCCATCCGCAGCGCGGCGTGAGCGATACCGAGCCGCTCTAGTGCGGCTCGGGCCGGCGCATCACTCCGGCGGCCGGCAACATCCGCCCGGTGGCGTCGAACAGCGCGCAATTCTCCCACGCGGAACCACGGCGGGGCGCCGACCGATCGGCGGGCTCCGACCAGAACACGCCGCGCACGCGCTTCGATCGCGCGGCGCGAACGAGTAGTTCATCGAGGAACCGACGCTGGCCCCCGGGGCTCGCGGGGTGATCGGTGCCCAGTGCCGTTCCCGCGCCGAGCACTTTGTGAGTCGAGTCGAACCATTCGACGGTCCACGGGTACGCGGTCTCGACGA contains:
- a CDS encoding molybdenum cofactor biosynthesis protein MoaE translates to MAELVRTVIDTAAMIAAAARPDCGAVVLFLGTTRDHHEGHRVLRLEYEAYESMAQRALSELELDVTARFGVAACGIVHRLGSVAPSEASVAVVVTATHRSPAFEACRWAMDTLKRDIPIWKNEHFEDGESRWAEGTRLHPQRGVSDTEPL